One Alkalispirochaeta americana DNA window includes the following coding sequences:
- a CDS encoding FadR/GntR family transcriptional regulator, translating to MVETNYEIKRTNLYEQIADSLERAIIAKDSELIRKLPSEQELAKRFQVSRTVVREGLKILKERGLIDLRNGGGSYITKPKLETVSSALQRIIEIDEVDNEDLHELRHILEVAACRLAAVHITAEEVARLREIVARMEDRSLSVDERVEYDSSFHIAIARAGKNILLEMFVEVMTTLTREYMSKGVLLRGGIEDCLKHHNLVVNAIESGDPDKAESAISDHLRASHENVTIYDSIENPDK from the coding sequence GTGGTCGAGACAAACTATGAAATAAAGAGGACGAACCTGTATGAGCAAATCGCGGATAGCCTGGAACGGGCAATCATCGCGAAGGACTCAGAGCTGATCCGGAAATTGCCGTCGGAGCAGGAGCTGGCCAAGCGCTTTCAGGTGAGCCGCACTGTGGTCAGGGAGGGGCTGAAGATTCTCAAGGAGCGGGGTCTGATTGACCTTCGCAACGGGGGTGGGTCCTATATCACAAAACCAAAACTGGAGACAGTTTCGAGTGCCCTCCAGCGAATCATTGAGATCGATGAAGTTGATAACGAGGATCTCCACGAACTGCGACATATCCTGGAAGTGGCTGCTTGCCGTCTTGCTGCGGTTCACATCACTGCCGAAGAAGTCGCGCGGTTGCGAGAGATAGTTGCTCGCATGGAGGATCGAAGTCTTTCTGTGGACGAGAGGGTCGAATACGACTCGTCTTTCCATATTGCAATCGCTCGGGCGGGTAAAAACATTCTTCTCGAAATGTTCGTTGAGGTGATGACCACCCTGACCCGCGAGTATATGAGTAAAGGCGTGTTGTTGCGAGGCGGGATAGAAGATTGCCTGAAACATCACAATTTGGTTGTTAATGCCATTGAATCAGGGGATCCCGATAAAGCAGAAAGTGCGATAAGCGATCATCTCCGCGCTTCTCACGAAAATGTAACTATATACGATTCAATTGAAAATCCAGATAAGTAA
- a CDS encoding GGDEF domain-containing protein: MDDVWGIPVRELLSRNQVGKDYMVLEPRGVGGPLIWASHSDEWNTYLVLEKTGEVVAARARATVLNSLLAGGVLTIFFSAVVILIVRGASKQINEQARRLEELAGQDSLTGLNNRLRFNTLVQNELARTRRTGEPAFLVILDLDYFKNINDTCGHPGGDAVLVGVSRVIQEQLRSTDHAGRFGGEEFALLLPDTNPEGAIQVAEKIRCAIMDCPVPGGEAVSPVTASFGVAPLRVQDGVSDEDLFHRVYTEADQALYLAKQRGRNRVETAPERT; encoded by the coding sequence ATGGACGATGTCTGGGGAATCCCCGTAAGAGAGCTTCTTTCCCGGAACCAGGTCGGAAAAGACTATATGGTTCTGGAGCCCCGAGGGGTGGGTGGTCCCCTGATCTGGGCGAGCCATTCCGACGAGTGGAACACCTACCTGGTGCTGGAGAAGACAGGGGAGGTTGTGGCGGCCCGGGCCCGGGCCACGGTTCTCAACAGCCTCCTGGCTGGTGGTGTTCTCACAATATTCTTTTCTGCGGTGGTCATCCTGATCGTTCGGGGGGCGAGCAAGCAAATAAACGAGCAGGCTCGGCGGCTTGAAGAACTTGCCGGTCAGGATTCCTTGACTGGTCTGAATAACCGGTTGCGCTTTAATACCCTTGTTCAGAACGAACTTGCCCGGACGAGGCGGACGGGAGAGCCGGCCTTCCTGGTTATCCTGGATCTGGACTACTTCAAGAATATCAACGATACCTGCGGACACCCTGGGGGAGACGCTGTTCTCGTGGGGGTCTCCCGGGTGATCCAGGAACAGCTGCGGAGCACCGATCACGCCGGGAGGTTCGGAGGAGAGGAGTTTGCGCTCCTCCTGCCCGACACAAACCCGGAGGGGGCGATCCAGGTTGCGGAGAAGATCCGCTGTGCGATCATGGACTGTCCTGTTCCCGGGGGGGAGGCTGTTTCCCCGGTGACGGCGAGCTTTGGTGTGGCCCCGCTGCGTGTTCAGGACGGCGTGAGCGACGAGGACCTCTTCCACCGGGTTTATACCGAGGCGGATCAGGCCCTGTATCTGGCAAAACAGCGCGGGCGCAACCGTGTCGAGACCGCCCCGGAGAGGACATGA
- a CDS encoding cache domain-containing protein translates to MIKTRFFVVISLSIILGFCALTGFHALQEGERTRNFIRDHEIRPLGMAVAAHLDRTASQYHRVGEELLRDGLLRDWIRGGEEDEEELRFFLESVRTRFDMIETSIVSDLTETFYSTDGRTLVLDPDNQDRDGWYYLYRDSLVETNIDAWYYPEKGQVLMWVNVPIFDKDGSFLGVTGGGVLAEDFTRTLLSFGQLPGVNVYMARRDGRIVYAGDE, encoded by the coding sequence TTGATCAAGACCCGGTTCTTTGTTGTGATCAGCCTGTCGATAATTCTGGGGTTCTGTGCCCTTACGGGTTTTCATGCTCTGCAGGAAGGTGAGCGGACACGCAACTTTATTCGTGACCACGAGATTCGTCCTCTGGGCATGGCCGTTGCAGCTCATCTCGATCGCACTGCCTCGCAGTATCATCGGGTGGGGGAAGAGTTGCTCCGGGACGGCCTTCTTCGTGACTGGATACGGGGGGGCGAGGAGGATGAAGAGGAGCTTCGCTTTTTTCTCGAGAGCGTCCGGACCCGCTTCGACATGATCGAAACCAGTATTGTGAGTGATCTCACCGAGACCTTTTACAGTACTGACGGGCGCACCCTGGTGCTTGATCCGGATAATCAGGATCGCGACGGCTGGTATTACCTGTATCGGGATAGCCTGGTAGAGACGAATATCGACGCCTGGTACTATCCTGAAAAGGGCCAGGTCCTGATGTGGGTCAATGTGCCTATTTTCGACAAGGATGGTTCCTTTCTGGGTGTAACCGGCGGAGGAGTTCTGGCGGAGGATTTCACGCGAACGCTCCTTTCCTTTGGTCAGCTTCCGGGTGTAAACGTTTACATGGCGCGGCGTGACGGGCGGATTGTCTATGCCGGGGATGAGTAG
- a CDS encoding response regulator, with protein sequence MEKPRDSSEEQLRRVALLHRFTGTGLWELTLATGHLFWSPECEEIFGLAEGSFEGTLGAFLRRIHPRDRAKVLRLHKPVTTLPEGNSLNCEHRIIRNDGVLRWVEQSAGVIRNTTGRPTHVLGLIRDITGRKETELELEASTRFQQMVSEISTHLVGVSRESFSRTVQSMLAKAGHFFGADRSYLFEFSPDHPNLSNSHEWCAPGIESLQEQRQNLPLQTFPWAHEQLLRGDVLLIEDMDRLPREARTEQQEFQRQGIRSLLCVPVMVGEKVQGFFGFDAVRIHRHWSNREISLLQVLANTLASALQRLQAEESLHQAKEAAERANRAKSHFLSNMSHEIRTPLNGVIGFTELLLKTQLDDTQRTYAEAAITSGKSLLAVINDILDLSKIEAGKLEVDTVETDLPKVVAEAAEIISWQAFQKGLEVLMNCSPRLPRRVLADPMRLKQILVNLLSNAVKFTDQGEVELKVRCGPGPEGHCRCTFQVRDTGIGISPDQQGNLFRAFSQGDTSTTRRFGGTGLGLIISHRLARAMGGEISLESSPGQGSTFGFTLDLPVLPGESGNPDMPCKHTLPLKKALIVDDNATSRSILKDLLSCWGVPGQDCPDGLSALRHLEENLHYDLVIMDYHMPVLDGLQTIRHLHDDLGYNQGTCRLVLLHSPSDDPAILEEARRLGVDVLLPKPVRGEELFSRLSQLTRPDQETPDEETANQEIPDEEGASVASGPEIPATAEKHLLIAEDSRTNMMLVKAIIRQISPAWVIHEAVNGLEAVEIALRTPLDLILMDVQMPECDGLEATRQIKAQRSTPILALTAGATTEERDRCYVAGMEGFITKPINRDELEKQLRRRLEEPSPEKGKA encoded by the coding sequence ATGGAGAAGCCCCGGGATTCATCGGAAGAACAATTACGACGTGTCGCCCTGCTTCACCGGTTTACCGGCACAGGCCTCTGGGAACTCACCCTGGCCACGGGCCACCTTTTCTGGTCTCCCGAGTGCGAGGAGATCTTCGGCCTCGCTGAAGGCTCCTTCGAGGGAACCCTGGGTGCATTTCTCCGACGGATTCACCCCCGGGACCGTGCCAAGGTTCTTCGCCTTCACAAGCCCGTGACAACCCTGCCCGAAGGAAACTCCCTGAATTGCGAACACCGCATTATTCGCAACGACGGCGTCCTGCGGTGGGTCGAGCAATCGGCCGGGGTGATCCGCAACACCACGGGCAGGCCCACCCACGTACTTGGCCTGATCAGGGACATCACCGGGCGCAAGGAGACCGAACTGGAGCTGGAAGCATCCACGAGATTCCAGCAGATGGTAAGCGAAATATCCACTCACCTTGTCGGGGTCTCCCGGGAGAGCTTCTCCAGAACCGTTCAATCCATGCTCGCCAAGGCAGGCCACTTTTTCGGCGCCGACCGCAGCTACCTCTTCGAGTTTTCCCCGGATCACCCCAACCTGAGTAACAGCCACGAGTGGTGCGCCCCGGGGATCGAATCACTCCAGGAACAACGCCAGAATCTCCCCTTGCAAACCTTTCCCTGGGCCCATGAGCAACTCCTGCGGGGAGATGTTCTCCTGATCGAGGATATGGATCGTCTTCCCCGGGAGGCCCGGACTGAACAGCAGGAGTTCCAGCGCCAGGGAATACGATCCCTGCTCTGCGTACCGGTGATGGTGGGGGAAAAGGTCCAGGGGTTCTTCGGTTTTGACGCAGTGCGAATCCATCGCCACTGGAGCAACCGGGAGATATCCCTGCTCCAGGTCCTGGCCAACACCCTGGCAAGCGCCCTTCAACGGCTCCAGGCCGAGGAATCGCTCCACCAGGCCAAGGAGGCCGCCGAACGGGCAAACAGGGCCAAGTCGCATTTTCTCTCCAATATGAGCCACGAGATCCGCACCCCCCTGAACGGGGTGATCGGCTTCACCGAACTCCTTCTCAAAACACAGCTGGACGACACCCAGCGGACCTACGCAGAAGCCGCCATCACCTCAGGCAAGAGCCTTCTGGCGGTCATCAACGATATCCTGGATCTCTCCAAAATCGAGGCAGGAAAACTCGAGGTGGACACGGTGGAGACCGATCTGCCCAAGGTGGTAGCAGAAGCAGCAGAGATCATCTCCTGGCAGGCTTTCCAGAAAGGCCTGGAGGTGCTGATGAACTGCAGCCCCAGGCTCCCGCGAAGGGTCCTTGCCGACCCGATGCGGCTGAAACAGATTCTTGTCAATCTTTTGAGCAACGCCGTAAAGTTCACCGACCAGGGCGAGGTTGAGCTCAAGGTCCGGTGCGGGCCGGGGCCGGAAGGGCACTGCCGGTGCACCTTTCAGGTCCGTGATACGGGAATCGGCATTTCGCCCGACCAACAGGGAAACCTTTTTCGCGCCTTTTCCCAGGGCGATACCTCCACTACTCGCCGCTTTGGCGGCACCGGACTGGGCTTGATCATCTCGCACCGGCTGGCCCGCGCCATGGGGGGCGAGATCAGCCTGGAAAGCAGCCCCGGCCAAGGAAGCACCTTCGGCTTTACCCTGGATCTGCCCGTTTTGCCGGGCGAGTCCGGAAATCCTGATATGCCCTGCAAGCACACCCTCCCCCTCAAAAAAGCCCTTATTGTCGACGACAACGCCACGAGCCGCTCCATTTTGAAGGACCTTCTCTCCTGCTGGGGCGTGCCCGGCCAGGACTGCCCCGACGGGCTCTCGGCACTGCGCCATCTGGAAGAGAACCTTCACTACGATCTTGTCATTATGGACTATCACATGCCCGTTCTGGACGGCCTTCAGACGATCCGCCACCTCCACGACGACCTGGGCTACAACCAGGGAACCTGTCGGCTGGTGCTCCTCCACAGTCCCTCGGACGATCCCGCGATTCTTGAGGAGGCACGCCGCCTGGGGGTGGATGTTCTTCTCCCCAAGCCGGTCCGGGGCGAGGAGCTTTTTTCGCGTCTGAGCCAGCTCACCCGGCCCGACCAGGAGACGCCCGACGAGGAGACAGCCAACCAGGAGATACCCGACGAGGAGGGTGCCTCCGTCGCCTCTGGCCCGGAAATTCCCGCGACAGCAGAGAAGCACCTTTTGATCGCTGAAGACTCCCGCACCAACATGATGCTGGTCAAGGCGATCATCCGTCAAATCTCACCTGCCTGGGTGATCCACGAAGCGGTCAACGGCCTGGAAGCTGTCGAGATCGCTCTCAGAACCCCCCTGGATCTTATTTTGATGGATGTGCAAATGCCCGAATGCGACGGACTGGAGGCAACCCGACAAATCAAGGCCCAACGATCAACACCAATTCTGGCACTCACCGCGGGAGCCACCACAGAGGAACGAGACCGCTGTTATGTCGCAGGCATGGAGGGGTTTATCACCAAGCCGATCAACCGGGATGAACTGGAAAAACAGCTTCGGAGGCGTCTGGAAGAACCATCTCCTGAAAAAGGAAAGGCGTAA
- a CDS encoding TRAP transporter small permease, with translation MLKNALRLITNFFEIYVPIGAFFVMFGTFLLQVFFRYVLRSPLTWTQEVIVLSFVWVVIFGASYTMREKGHVKFTMVYDMAPPRVAALLRFAGNALIASALFLLIVPSFKYALFVGFQRTAVFRVSYTVAFLPFLYLLISSICYIVPELYEDIRVMRGDIEDSSDHAVSEIIRESVEASQNIDATEIFR, from the coding sequence ATGCTGAAGAACGCCTTGCGGCTCATAACAAATTTCTTTGAGATATACGTACCGATTGGGGCATTTTTTGTCATGTTCGGTACTTTTCTCTTGCAGGTTTTTTTTCGATATGTCCTGCGTTCACCCCTGACCTGGACTCAGGAAGTAATTGTTCTCAGCTTTGTCTGGGTTGTGATCTTTGGTGCCAGTTACACCATGAGGGAAAAAGGACATGTAAAGTTTACCATGGTGTATGACATGGCTCCCCCCCGGGTGGCGGCTCTCCTGCGGTTTGCCGGAAACGCTCTTATTGCGTCCGCCCTGTTTTTGTTAATTGTGCCATCGTTTAAATACGCTCTCTTTGTAGGATTTCAACGTACAGCTGTATTCAGGGTATCATACACCGTTGCTTTTCTCCCCTTTTTATATTTATTGATTTCTTCTATCTGCTACATCGTGCCCGAACTGTACGAGGACATACGTGTTATGCGGGGTGATATCGAAGATAGTTCCGATCATGCGGTATCAGAAATTATTCGAGAGTCTGTGGAAGCTTCCCAGAATATCGACGCGACGGAGATTTTTCGATGA
- a CDS encoding xylulokinase — protein MNKQELVLGIELGSTRIKTVLIDSDWKPVASGSYTWQDSQVDGFWSYPLDDAWQGLKTSVQTLLGNYAKCCPDKTPRIAAAGISGMMHGYLPLDARDNLLAPFRTWRNNRTQKASQELSEIFQFPIPQRWSIAHLYEAILNKESHVPHLARLTTLAGYIHYKLTGRFALGINEASGMFPVDPETMTYNTTYVNLFDSLLEKANVPFRLLDILPEVLPHGTEAGRLLDSVAPDLDPTGTVSAETPLCPPEGDAGTGMIATNSIRPRTANVSAGTSAFAMVVLEQPLSGHHEAIDVFLTPDGKSVAMAHSNNCTSDLNDWISLLTETSCALGAPASTNDSFSTLLPLALQGDSDAGGLTVIPYRSGEHLTGFTDGLPLFLRSPGARFSAANLMRAHLFSALTAMRIGLDVLRDREGAALERITGHGGFFTTPVVGQRIAAAVIGCDCSVMETAGEGGSWGMALLAAFLKDRGGNLPDYLDRVFAGASIQTVSPTPEDLEGFAKYYSRYKAALASERSAVDALT, from the coding sequence ATGAACAAACAAGAGCTGGTTCTTGGCATAGAGCTCGGATCAACACGAATAAAGACAGTCCTGATCGATTCGGACTGGAAACCCGTCGCATCGGGCTCCTATACCTGGCAGGATTCCCAGGTCGATGGATTCTGGTCCTACCCATTGGACGATGCCTGGCAGGGTTTAAAAACCTCCGTGCAGACCCTCCTGGGGAACTACGCCAAGTGCTGCCCCGATAAAACCCCACGCATCGCTGCGGCCGGCATAAGCGGCATGATGCACGGCTATTTACCCCTCGACGCCCGGGACAATCTTCTGGCCCCCTTCCGCACCTGGCGCAATAACAGGACCCAAAAGGCCTCGCAGGAACTGAGCGAAATCTTTCAGTTTCCCATCCCGCAGCGCTGGAGCATCGCCCACCTCTACGAGGCCATACTCAACAAGGAATCCCATGTTCCTCACCTCGCCCGCCTCACCACTCTGGCAGGATACATTCACTACAAGCTCACGGGACGGTTTGCCCTGGGGATCAACGAAGCATCCGGCATGTTCCCCGTGGACCCCGAGACGATGACCTACAATACAACATACGTGAACCTCTTCGACTCGCTGCTCGAAAAGGCGAATGTTCCCTTCCGACTCCTGGACATACTCCCCGAGGTTCTTCCCCACGGTACAGAAGCAGGACGACTTCTGGATAGCGTCGCTCCTGACCTTGATCCTACGGGGACCGTTTCTGCGGAAACGCCCCTTTGCCCCCCCGAAGGTGATGCGGGCACAGGAATGATCGCCACGAACAGCATCCGCCCACGAACTGCGAATGTCTCTGCCGGAACCTCGGCCTTTGCCATGGTGGTCCTCGAACAACCCCTTTCGGGGCATCACGAGGCGATCGATGTTTTTCTCACACCCGATGGCAAGAGCGTAGCCATGGCTCACTCGAACAACTGCACCTCCGATCTCAACGACTGGATCTCCCTCCTCACCGAAACTTCCTGCGCCCTTGGCGCTCCGGCCTCCACGAACGACAGCTTCTCAACGCTTCTACCCCTGGCCCTTCAGGGGGATTCCGATGCAGGAGGGCTCACGGTGATTCCCTACCGGTCAGGCGAGCACCTGACGGGGTTCACAGACGGTCTCCCCCTGTTTCTCCGCTCACCCGGCGCACGCTTCTCCGCAGCAAACCTCATGCGGGCACACCTGTTCTCGGCTCTTACTGCCATGCGCATCGGCCTTGACGTTCTGCGCGATCGAGAGGGGGCTGCTCTGGAACGAATTACCGGTCATGGGGGGTTCTTCACCACCCCGGTGGTAGGACAGAGGATTGCTGCTGCAGTTATCGGATGCGATTGTTCGGTCATGGAGACCGCAGGAGAGGGCGGTTCCTGGGGGATGGCGCTGCTCGCAGCTTTTCTGAAAGACCGTGGCGGGAATCTTCCTGACTACCTGGATAGAGTTTTCGCCGGAGCATCGATACAGACTGTCTCGCCCACACCGGAAGATCTGGAGGGGTTCGCAAAGTATTACAGTCGATACAAAGCAGCCCTCGCCTCCGAGCGAAGTGCTGTTGACGCCCTGACCTGA
- a CDS encoding sialic acid TRAP transporter substrate-binding protein SiaP, which translates to MKNYFVAVLALSFVSFSVFAGGSGESSSEKPIEIIYTMTAVPGDAHTQAMYVFKETVEELSGGTIKILAYDSASLFRQEQELSAVRSGQADMTAIAAPWLTDGSPWVSMFTAGYMFGSYGHMSEVLNGEVGQEAFDRIAREQGIRPLGAQYLGTRQINLVEDRPVKTPADLRGVNLRMPNSDAWLFLGRALGANPTPISFSELYMALQTRTVDGQDNPLPTTRNAMFYEVTRSISLTNHVVDSVWPAINEAKWQSLNDQQREWILEGVRAGIAHCDATNIKAEAELIEYFRSAGMKVYEADIDAFRSHVLEQYLESPFSRSWDMDLFERVQAVDR; encoded by the coding sequence TTGAAAAACTATTTTGTTGCGGTGCTCGCTCTCTCGTTTGTATCTTTTTCTGTCTTTGCGGGTGGAAGTGGTGAATCCTCGTCGGAGAAGCCGATCGAGATCATCTACACAATGACAGCAGTTCCCGGAGATGCACACACTCAGGCCATGTATGTCTTCAAGGAGACTGTGGAGGAGCTGTCAGGAGGAACGATTAAGATTCTGGCCTACGATTCTGCTTCCCTCTTCCGCCAGGAACAGGAGCTTTCGGCTGTGCGATCAGGGCAGGCCGATATGACGGCAATTGCGGCCCCCTGGTTGACCGATGGTTCTCCCTGGGTTTCCATGTTTACTGCGGGATACATGTTTGGCAGTTACGGCCACATGTCGGAAGTTCTGAATGGGGAAGTAGGACAGGAAGCCTTTGACCGGATCGCCCGGGAGCAGGGAATTCGTCCCCTGGGAGCACAGTATCTCGGAACACGGCAGATCAACCTTGTTGAGGATCGCCCTGTGAAAACTCCTGCTGACTTGCGAGGAGTGAATCTCCGGATGCCCAACTCCGATGCCTGGTTGTTTCTGGGCCGTGCCCTGGGTGCAAACCCGACGCCGATCTCTTTTTCCGAGCTCTACATGGCGCTGCAGACCCGGACGGTGGATGGTCAGGATAACCCGCTGCCCACAACGCGAAATGCGATGTTCTATGAAGTTACCCGCTCTATCAGTCTTACCAATCATGTCGTTGACAGTGTGTGGCCTGCAATCAATGAAGCCAAATGGCAGTCCTTGAATGATCAGCAAAGGGAGTGGATCCTGGAGGGCGTTCGTGCCGGAATTGCACATTGCGATGCAACTAACATCAAGGCAGAAGCAGAGTTGATCGAGTACTTCAGAAGTGCGGGAATGAAGGTCTACGAGGCTGATATCGATGCCTTCCGCTCTCATGTACTGGAGCAGTATTTGGAATCTCCCTTTTCCAGATCCTGGGATATGGATCTCTTTGAGCGGGTCCAGGCTGTAGATCGATAA
- a CDS encoding TRAP transporter large permease has protein sequence MSLPVFAALVLFVLIFFLRMPIALGMLVSSVGYFILRGADLGMVANQVVNTYFTNFVIIAVPLFIFTANVMNSGKITAMIFRFADALCGGMRGALGHVNVLASLIFAGMTGSAIADAAGLGKIEIEAMNDAGFDPPFSCAITAASATIGPIFPPSIPLVIYAMLSGTSVGALFLGGMIPALLLTVFLMVYISIIAAVRSYPRGKWLGLHLFLALTLQALPALLTPVILLAGIYTGVMTPTEAGAIAGLYALIVSVGVYRALGWSDLWQIMKNSIRDIGATSIMIGAAAVISYIVAREQIAASLGTWILSISNSPWVFLLLVNGVILLLGMVIDTSTIQLIFVPILIPVARALGIDLIHFGLVVTFNMMVGLSTPPFGMLLFITSSISNTSLKEVMREILFPVLAMIGVLLIITYIPDVVLFLPRRFGMM, from the coding sequence ATGAGTTTGCCAGTTTTTGCTGCCCTTGTATTGTTTGTCCTGATTTTCTTTTTGCGCATGCCGATCGCTCTGGGTATGCTGGTTTCTTCAGTCGGATATTTTATCCTCCGGGGTGCAGATCTCGGCATGGTCGCAAACCAGGTAGTGAATACCTATTTCACAAACTTTGTCATTATTGCGGTTCCTCTCTTTATCTTTACGGCAAATGTGATGAACTCCGGAAAAATTACGGCGATGATCTTCCGCTTTGCCGATGCCCTCTGTGGAGGGATGCGGGGAGCCCTGGGGCACGTGAATGTCCTGGCATCGCTCATTTTTGCCGGTATGACAGGTTCCGCCATTGCCGATGCAGCGGGATTGGGAAAGATCGAGATAGAGGCAATGAACGACGCAGGGTTTGATCCACCCTTCTCCTGTGCTATCACAGCTGCCTCCGCCACGATCGGGCCGATTTTTCCGCCCAGCATTCCTCTTGTTATCTATGCAATGCTCTCGGGAACCTCCGTGGGGGCCCTCTTTCTGGGGGGGATGATCCCGGCTCTATTGCTCACGGTTTTCCTGATGGTTTACATCTCGATTATCGCCGCCGTCAGGAGCTATCCGCGAGGGAAGTGGCTGGGGCTTCATCTCTTTCTCGCGCTGACGTTGCAGGCCCTGCCCGCATTGCTCACGCCTGTCATTCTCCTTGCAGGGATCTACACGGGAGTGATGACGCCCACCGAAGCGGGTGCAATCGCGGGGCTGTATGCACTGATCGTCTCGGTGGGTGTCTATCGAGCCCTCGGATGGAGTGATCTCTGGCAGATCATGAAGAACTCGATCCGCGATATTGGCGCGACCAGTATCATGATAGGAGCTGCAGCGGTCATCTCGTACATTGTTGCAAGGGAACAAATTGCAGCTTCCCTGGGCACCTGGATCCTCTCTATATCAAATAGCCCCTGGGTCTTTCTTCTTCTGGTCAACGGAGTGATCCTGCTTTTGGGAATGGTTATCGATACATCGACAATCCAGTTGATTTTTGTTCCTATTCTCATTCCCGTGGCACGCGCTCTGGGAATCGATTTGATACACTTTGGACTGGTTGTGACTTTTAACATGATGGTCGGTTTGTCCACTCCACCCTTTGGCATGCTTTTATTTATCACATCGTCAATATCGAATACTTCGCTGAAAGAAGTGATGCGTGAGATTCTTTTTCCAGTGCTCGCTATGATAGGGGTGCTCTTGATAATTACCTATATTCCAGATGTTGTGCTTTTTCTGCCAAGAAGATTCGGAATGATGTAA